The following are encoded in a window of Thalassotalea insulae genomic DNA:
- a CDS encoding Lrp/AsnC family transcriptional regulator has protein sequence MNKRVYLHDAVDKELVAILRSDARASISKLAKLLNVSRGTVQNRLDRLISSGAILGFTVRAHSELETDVIKAIMMIEVVGKSTTQVINKLRGIPQLEKLHTTNGAWDLVAEICTSDLLEFDRVLRDVRTIDGVLNSETSILLSSV, from the coding sequence GTGAATAAACGAGTTTATCTTCATGATGCTGTTGATAAAGAGTTAGTGGCGATTTTGCGTAGTGATGCGCGGGCTTCTATCTCTAAACTGGCAAAATTGCTTAATGTCTCGCGTGGCACGGTACAAAATCGCTTAGACCGTTTAATCAGCTCGGGTGCTATTTTGGGCTTTACCGTCAGAGCACACAGTGAACTGGAAACGGATGTGATTAAAGCCATCATGATGATCGAAGTGGTTGGCAAATCAACCACCCAGGTAATTAACAAGTTACGCGGTATTCCTCAGCTTGAAAAACTCCATACCACTAATGGAGCCTGGGATCTGGTGGCGGAAATTTGCACTTCGGACTTATTAGAATTTGACCGGGTATTGCGTGATGTTCGTACTATTGATGGTGTACTTAATAGCGAAACCAGCATCTTGCTAAGTTCAGTGTAA
- a CDS encoding flavin monoamine oxidase family protein, whose product MRQNNHMLFRINLARRKFLRQGFSLLASAGIIGCGDSATTSATTPVVIPPDTDSNDTPGTLTTTSTPQQVVIIGAGISGLIAGYELQRAGHSVTILEARERVGGRVHTLVSPFTNGQFAEAGASRIPSTHNLTLAYAQHFSLALDPFYPSTNNYFYLQDNSVSLIDAEQHINQPPWPGAVNRSNFYKIRGGMANLPLALSNALAEHINYSSPVELIQQTNDQVTVITGQDQQFIADRVLCTVPLPVLTKISFSPPLSEEKHLASNGGYDYTNSTRLYSQFSQRFWHADNLNGWGDSNWPEEIWQPTWDNGESSGIIQSYLRDVAATELDTMDVEQQIANVHSRWQHVFPELDSYLLTNHIHSWQQEVWTGSAYASPTNLQDSALSAYIGLVEGRIHFAGEHASNFHGWIQGAIASGIRAANEIHNAN is encoded by the coding sequence ATGCGGCAAAATAACCATATGCTATTTCGCATTAATCTGGCACGACGAAAATTCTTAAGACAAGGCTTTTCCTTATTAGCCAGTGCCGGAATTATCGGCTGTGGTGATAGTGCAACCACCTCGGCCACTACACCTGTAGTTATCCCGCCTGATACAGATTCAAACGATACGCCAGGAACATTAACTACCACCTCGACTCCACAACAGGTAGTGATCATCGGCGCTGGTATCTCAGGACTCATTGCAGGTTATGAATTACAGCGGGCGGGTCATTCAGTCACTATTTTAGAAGCCCGTGAGCGTGTTGGCGGACGGGTTCACACGCTAGTTTCTCCGTTTACTAATGGGCAATTTGCCGAAGCAGGTGCATCACGCATTCCTTCAACTCATAATCTCACCCTCGCCTATGCGCAGCATTTTTCCCTTGCCTTAGATCCGTTTTACCCCAGTACCAATAATTACTTTTACCTGCAAGATAATAGCGTTTCGTTAATCGACGCTGAGCAACACATTAATCAGCCGCCGTGGCCTGGTGCAGTTAATCGTAGCAATTTTTACAAAATACGTGGTGGCATGGCGAATCTGCCGTTAGCACTCTCTAACGCGTTAGCTGAGCATATTAACTATTCATCTCCTGTTGAGCTGATACAACAAACAAATGATCAAGTAACAGTCATTACCGGGCAGGATCAACAATTCATCGCAGATCGCGTACTTTGTACCGTTCCTTTGCCGGTATTAACTAAGATAAGTTTTTCTCCGCCACTATCAGAAGAAAAGCATTTAGCCAGCAATGGCGGATACGACTATACCAACTCAACCCGACTTTACAGCCAGTTCTCGCAGCGCTTTTGGCATGCGGATAATTTAAACGGCTGGGGCGATAGCAACTGGCCAGAAGAAATCTGGCAGCCAACCTGGGACAACGGTGAAAGCAGCGGCATCATTCAAAGTTATTTACGCGACGTGGCAGCAACCGAATTAGATACCATGGACGTTGAACAGCAAATTGCCAATGTTCATAGTCGCTGGCAACATGTTTTTCCTGAACTAGATTCCTACCTGCTCACCAATCATATTCATTCCTGGCAACAAGAAGTATGGACAGGTTCGGCCTATGCCTCACCAACAAATTTACAAGATTCAGCGTTAAGTGCGTATATAGGACTGGTGGAGGGACGAATTCACTTTGCTGGCGAACATGCCTCTAATTTTCACGGCTGGATCCAAGGAGCAATAGCATCCGGCATTCGCGCTGCTAATGAAATCCACAACGCGAACTAA
- a CDS encoding YdbL family protein, which yields MMPNNITQIFQFKSLWQLNAIIMLALASLLLSQHAIATDIGALKAQKIAGEQSNGYVGLIKTDADTAAKNLVDEINAKRKNIYQKLATKQQVSLAEIEKVAGAHNISKTPSGQLVKDKSGNWVSK from the coding sequence ATGATGCCAAACAACATCACTCAGATATTTCAATTCAAATCACTTTGGCAACTAAATGCCATTATTATGCTAGCTTTAGCGAGCTTGTTATTATCTCAACATGCCATAGCGACAGATATCGGCGCACTAAAAGCACAAAAAATAGCTGGTGAACAAAGTAATGGCTATGTAGGATTAATTAAAACCGATGCAGATACAGCAGCAAAAAACCTAGTCGATGAAATTAATGCCAAGCGCAAAAATATCTACCAAAAACTAGCAACCAAGCAGCAAGTTTCTCTGGCTGAAATAGAGAAGGTAGCCGGTGCGCACAACATTAGCAAAACGCCAAGCGGTCAATTAGTCAAAGATAAATCCGGCAACTGGGTCAGTAAATAG
- a CDS encoding YnbE family lipoprotein yields the protein MLRPLLSVTYCSLSLLLIACSPTVQLQAPDKPIEINMNITVDVRIAIEKELDQVLTEDSGLF from the coding sequence ATGTTGCGACCTTTGTTATCCGTTACCTATTGCAGTTTATCCCTGCTATTAATCGCATGCAGCCCAACCGTGCAATTGCAGGCGCCAGATAAGCCAATAGAAATTAATATGAATATTACCGTCGATGTCAGAATCGCCATCGAAAAAGAATTAGATCAGGTACTCACCGAAGATTCAGGATTATTTTAG
- a CDS encoding intermembrane phospholipid transport protein YdbH family protein — protein sequence MTTQQANQPLHINKVIKIIALILLLSLLLLWLASPVIIKKLISHYLPAPWAINELVINYPTLSGINITQVTLENNAGTKVKLNELAIPYRYRELSWQLDTLKVTVKDSDSRNALDNQPFQLPITAINPLPINLKINHTEVQINDFRFNGTFTTSQNLITLDGLLYVKQSRYPLEARLTNIGINQPLILMVKLAQQELQLHYDQATHSETPLKLSMSLDQQIIPALKQLSNIKLPEIQMANGQLIVNATIGLPEQPREISNWLDALVSADASVKFSDIYLPENHITIKSNQLQLNWAEQLLTLNQQLPSEIKSTTNDIKWQATLNNNKPLTLNWQQPNITLVQSPNIELKGQGQHLNVQPTKMTINTLNDQVVTDAKITAKLAANQLVKTTLTTELGELLLSSQLNAILADQLITATFNDSLLESKNVIVPIQSFQEIQIKKLVIQPQNFIIKVDTNQPVNSKLLHSLQLKGALNFITDVAEKPLASHCDWQWQIPASAISCQTQPHNSPPENTVFTKLQSTNNQELRYQIQASGLELSKWPVSWFWATEQITAGKADINISGQTDLSLANDFSWQQWLKTLNPDSTLSIKQLDAISYQQKISQAEIDFLHLTNDRHKVNIKVKQVSNPSLPPIEDISANVSLNDDLASGNAKLSFALFGGEHLISIANLDLTQTKQQLAWQTKQLDLTKLITWLNIDGLQASGKLSGAIPFELSRDALTIQNANLTATKSGKIRYLQPGDNTPFTEKNIAFQALENFQYQELTLTNGEAHLPLNTEGAYRLPMRIVGHNPALYHGKSIAINPVISGTLPPKALYYLLNQKALTQGISTAKDD from the coding sequence GTGACAACACAACAAGCCAATCAGCCATTACATATTAACAAGGTAATTAAAATAATAGCGTTAATCTTGCTACTGAGTCTGCTTCTGTTGTGGCTTGCCAGTCCTGTTATTATCAAAAAATTAATATCGCACTACCTGCCAGCTCCTTGGGCTATTAATGAACTAGTTATTAATTACCCCACACTCTCAGGCATAAATATTACGCAAGTAACGCTAGAAAATAACGCTGGCACCAAAGTTAAGCTCAATGAGCTGGCCATCCCTTATCGCTATCGAGAGCTTAGCTGGCAACTCGACACCCTTAAAGTCACCGTTAAGGACAGTGATAGTCGCAATGCCCTCGACAACCAGCCATTTCAACTGCCGATAACAGCTATTAATCCTCTCCCCATTAATCTCAAAATTAATCATACAGAAGTGCAAATTAATGATTTTCGCTTTAACGGAACATTCACCACCTCTCAAAACCTTATCACGCTTGACGGTCTGCTTTATGTTAAACAATCCCGCTATCCGCTTGAGGCTCGATTAACAAACATAGGCATAAATCAACCGCTCATCTTAATGGTAAAACTCGCTCAGCAAGAGTTGCAATTACACTATGACCAAGCGACTCACAGCGAGACGCCACTCAAGCTATCAATGAGTCTCGATCAGCAGATAATTCCAGCGTTAAAGCAACTTAGCAACATCAAGCTCCCTGAAATCCAAATGGCGAATGGCCAACTAATAGTAAATGCAACAATAGGCTTGCCTGAACAACCTAGAGAAATAAGCAATTGGCTCGATGCTTTGGTCAGCGCCGATGCCAGTGTGAAGTTCAGCGATATATACCTGCCAGAAAACCACATAACAATTAAAAGTAATCAACTACAGCTTAACTGGGCTGAACAGCTATTAACTCTTAACCAACAATTACCAAGCGAGATCAAAAGCACTACCAACGACATCAAATGGCAGGCAACATTGAATAACAACAAGCCACTCACACTAAATTGGCAGCAGCCAAACATCACCTTAGTGCAAAGCCCAAATATCGAGCTTAAAGGCCAAGGCCAGCACCTAAACGTGCAGCCAACTAAAATGACAATAAACACTCTCAACGATCAAGTCGTCACTGATGCAAAAATAACTGCCAAGCTAGCAGCAAATCAGTTAGTAAAAACGACGCTAACAACTGAACTCGGTGAGCTTTTATTGTCCAGTCAGTTAAATGCAATCCTAGCTGACCAGCTAATCACAGCCACTTTTAACGATTCCTTACTAGAATCAAAAAATGTGATTGTGCCGATTCAATCGTTTCAGGAAATACAAATTAAAAAACTGGTAATACAACCGCAAAACTTTATCATCAAAGTTGATACCAACCAGCCAGTTAACTCAAAGCTATTGCACTCGCTACAGCTAAAAGGCGCACTAAACTTTATCACTGATGTTGCTGAAAAACCTTTAGCAAGCCACTGCGACTGGCAATGGCAAATACCGGCATCCGCAATATCCTGTCAAACACAGCCTCATAATTCACCACCTGAAAATACTGTATTCACTAAACTGCAAAGCACTAACAATCAGGAATTAAGGTATCAAATTCAAGCGAGCGGGCTTGAGCTTAGCAAGTGGCCGGTTTCCTGGTTTTGGGCAACTGAGCAAATAACGGCAGGTAAAGCTGATATTAATATTTCCGGTCAGACGGATTTGTCATTGGCAAACGATTTTTCCTGGCAGCAATGGCTAAAAACGTTAAATCCGGATTCCACATTAAGCATCAAACAATTGGATGCGATAAGTTACCAACAGAAAATATCGCAAGCTGAGATAGATTTTCTGCACCTTACAAATGACAGACACAAAGTAAATATAAAGGTTAAACAAGTTAGCAACCCAAGCCTGCCTCCAATTGAAGATATCAGCGCCAATGTCAGCTTGAATGATGATTTGGCATCAGGTAATGCCAAATTGAGCTTTGCCTTATTTGGCGGTGAACACTTAATATCAATAGCTAATCTGGATTTAACTCAGACGAAACAGCAATTAGCATGGCAGACAAAGCAGCTGGACTTAACCAAACTAATTACTTGGCTCAATATCGATGGCTTACAGGCAAGTGGCAAATTATCAGGCGCGATCCCGTTTGAGCTAAGCCGAGATGCGCTGACGATACAAAATGCCAATTTAACGGCAACAAAATCCGGAAAAATCAGATACTTGCAACCAGGAGACAACACACCGTTTACTGAAAAGAACATTGCTTTTCAGGCGTTAGAAAACTTCCAATATCAGGAATTAACACTAACAAATGGCGAGGCTCACTTGCCGCTAAATACCGAAGGTGCATACCGTCTGCCGATGCGGATCGTCGGCCATAATCCAGCGCTTTATCATGGCAAGAGCATCGCTATCAACCCGGTAATTTCAGGCACCTTGCCGCCTAAAGCGCTCTATTACTTACTCAACCAAAAAGCCTTAACCCAAGGTATTTCTACAGCCAAAGATGATTAA
- a CDS encoding TonB-dependent receptor domain-containing protein: MNLKQHKTFIKSVLALAIVGTISATVNATTNPDTATTDELETITVTASRSPMSIADSLASQVVITRADIERIQPKSVLDLLTSVAGIDMSTNGGRGQNSSVYMRGANSGHTLVLLNGVRISSATLGSTNVQDIAPELIERIEIVKGPRAALWGSDAIGGVIQIFTRKLAGGEHQLSAGLGSQGYKLFNGSVGLSHGDGATSFSVSHEKSDGFDVKDDSETDEDGYRYDSFAVNGQQKVNSALSLNWLAQVDQGETEYDSGGANQSDVNNHVWHLGAKLNWLASGIANVTEFGVSQNRTSSIGYGNGTRKSEGLQYDSRRQQYSLLNSSKLSQQWHLNLGADFYQETLKGDAQYDRTERDVSGVFAHAMYHQDKFSFELATRYDDVEGIDSETTYNTSAGYQLTEHTKVSVSAGTGFKAPTFNDLYYPLGWNYIGNPELVSETSTSYEFSVSSYFESVSLVFNLYQTDIEQLIDWSGSTEEGYVTPVNVDDVEIQGAELGINYQGFGGVHKLNVSYIEAEDASTGKQLGRRAKHHLSYQFDKTLGNADVYAEVQFKGKRYDYPYGGGAVKLDGYSLVNLGVNYALSNKVKLQAKINNAFKHSYQNTDGYFTQGRVVYFGISYQN; encoded by the coding sequence ATGAATCTTAAACAACATAAAACTTTTATTAAATCTGTGCTGGCACTTGCGATTGTCGGTACCATCTCTGCAACTGTCAACGCTACTACTAACCCTGATACTGCGACTACCGATGAACTGGAAACCATTACCGTAACTGCGTCTCGCTCGCCAATGAGTATTGCTGACTCTTTAGCGAGCCAGGTGGTGATCACTCGTGCAGATATTGAGCGCATTCAGCCAAAATCCGTGCTGGATCTATTAACATCTGTTGCCGGTATCGACATGTCTACCAATGGCGGTCGTGGTCAGAACTCATCGGTTTATATGCGCGGCGCTAACTCCGGCCATACTTTGGTGTTGCTAAATGGTGTGCGTATTAGTTCGGCAACCTTAGGTTCGACTAATGTTCAGGATATTGCGCCAGAGTTGATTGAGCGCATTGAAATTGTTAAAGGTCCGCGGGCAGCGCTTTGGGGATCAGATGCTATCGGCGGTGTTATTCAAATTTTTACCCGTAAACTGGCAGGCGGTGAACACCAGCTTAGTGCCGGCTTAGGTAGTCAGGGATATAAGCTGTTTAATGGCAGTGTCGGTTTAAGTCATGGCGATGGTGCCACCAGCTTTAGTGTATCGCATGAAAAAAGTGACGGTTTTGATGTCAAAGATGACAGTGAAACTGATGAAGATGGTTATCGCTATGACTCCTTCGCTGTTAATGGGCAGCAAAAAGTAAATTCAGCATTATCACTAAATTGGCTTGCTCAGGTCGATCAAGGAGAAACGGAATATGATTCTGGGGGAGCTAATCAGAGTGACGTAAATAACCATGTTTGGCATTTGGGTGCGAAACTAAACTGGCTGGCGTCAGGCATTGCGAATGTGACTGAATTTGGTGTTAGCCAAAATCGTACTTCCAGTATTGGTTACGGTAACGGAACTCGCAAAAGTGAGGGGCTTCAGTATGACTCTCGTCGTCAGCAATATTCGTTATTAAATAGCAGTAAATTGTCACAGCAATGGCATTTAAACCTTGGGGCTGATTTTTATCAGGAAACCCTAAAAGGAGATGCGCAGTATGATAGAACCGAACGTGATGTTTCCGGTGTCTTTGCTCATGCCATGTATCATCAGGATAAATTCTCATTTGAATTAGCGACCCGCTATGATGATGTCGAAGGTATTGATTCTGAGACTACCTATAATACCAGTGCTGGTTATCAGTTAACTGAACATACTAAGGTCAGTGTCTCTGCCGGAACCGGTTTTAAAGCGCCGACATTTAATGATTTATACTATCCACTAGGTTGGAACTATATAGGTAATCCAGAATTAGTGTCGGAAACCTCAACCAGCTACGAATTTAGTGTCAGTAGTTATTTTGAGAGTGTTTCATTGGTGTTTAACCTTTATCAAACGGATATCGAGCAGTTAATAGACTGGAGTGGTAGTACAGAAGAAGGCTACGTAACTCCTGTTAATGTTGATGATGTTGAAATTCAAGGTGCTGAATTAGGTATTAACTATCAGGGGTTTGGCGGTGTGCATAAGCTTAATGTCAGTTATATTGAAGCAGAAGATGCCTCGACCGGTAAACAGTTGGGACGTCGCGCTAAACATCATTTGAGTTATCAATTTGATAAGACCTTAGGTAATGCGGATGTTTATGCTGAAGTGCAGTTTAAGGGGAAACGCTATGATTACCCTTATGGAGGAGGGGCAGTAAAGCTTGATGGTTATTCACTGGTCAATTTAGGTGTAAATTATGCTCTATCTAATAAGGTGAAGCTACAGGCTAAAATCAATAACGCTTTTAAGCATTCTTATCAAAATACTGATGGTTACTTTACACAAGGCAGAGTGGTGTATTTCGGCATCAGTTATCAGAACTAA
- the cobD gene encoding threonine-phosphate decarboxylase CobD, whose product MTLIHGGQLNQIAKQYNIPVSDWLDLSTGIAPLSYPIPKEIPLAIWQQLPQLSEKLIIAAQDYYRCQQLVVTNGSQAVISALPQLYRLHQPKGEHVYLPERGYKEHAYAWQQAGFQLMYYQDELPPLAELTPHSVLVVINPNNPTGKFFTRQELLSYRRQMQKLDGLLIVDEAFIDVMPDESLASPITDEHTLALRSFGKFFGLAGLRIGFLIADSTWCDSFKRCQSPWQVNGPAQFIAEQALTDIKWQAQQKQQLQHLRQQQQIVLEKVFNGHLSDEIKGTDLFLTLRFKQPSDAPKLYHLLCQQGLYCRLTDEQDSLRFGIATSEQIPRLTQSCQKAKKLLLD is encoded by the coding sequence ATGACCTTAATTCACGGCGGCCAGCTTAACCAGATAGCAAAACAATACAATATTCCAGTAAGTGACTGGCTCGACTTATCAACCGGTATTGCACCATTAAGTTATCCAATTCCTAAGGAGATCCCGTTAGCCATTTGGCAGCAGTTGCCACAACTTAGTGAAAAATTAATCATCGCCGCCCAAGATTATTATCGCTGTCAACAACTGGTCGTTACCAATGGCAGTCAGGCCGTCATTAGTGCTTTGCCTCAGTTATATCGACTACATCAGCCTAAAGGGGAGCATGTTTATTTGCCTGAGCGCGGTTACAAAGAGCATGCCTACGCCTGGCAACAGGCAGGTTTTCAGCTAATGTATTATCAAGATGAACTACCACCACTTGCTGAGCTCACTCCACATTCGGTACTGGTAGTGATCAATCCGAATAATCCAACCGGAAAGTTTTTTACTCGGCAGGAACTGCTTAGCTATCGAAGACAAATGCAAAAACTCGATGGCTTGTTAATAGTTGATGAAGCATTTATCGATGTTATGCCTGATGAATCGCTGGCTTCACCAATAACCGATGAGCATACACTGGCATTACGCTCGTTTGGCAAATTTTTTGGCCTAGCCGGACTACGGATTGGCTTTTTAATCGCAGATAGCACTTGGTGCGATTCATTTAAACGCTGTCAGTCACCGTGGCAAGTTAACGGCCCGGCGCAATTTATCGCCGAACAGGCATTAACTGATATAAAATGGCAGGCTCAGCAAAAGCAACAATTACAACATTTAAGACAGCAACAGCAAATCGTATTAGAGAAGGTTTTTAATGGACATTTATCCGATGAAATAAAAGGCACGGACTTATTTCTGACCTTACGCTTTAAACAGCCAAGTGATGCGCCTAAATTATACCATTTATTATGTCAGCAGGGCTTATATTGTCGCCTGACTGATGAGCAGGACAGCTTAAGGTTTGGCATCGCCACCTCAGAACAAATCCCCCGTTTAACGCAGAGTTGTCAAAAAGCCAAAAAGTTACTTCTTGACTAA
- a CDS encoding cobalamin biosynthesis protein CobD/CbiB, with amino-acid sequence MDGLITLSEQLWAVLPTFSTSLTILLALLLDKRLGEAKHYHYLVAFGTLANVIEAKLNPDHHIVAAKNVLPTQLKVKVVGLISWCLLVMPIPLLYFYLLSNLNWYWQLLCDATILYLALGLNSLHQHAMQIYRPLANNDIASARHFTGYIVSRDTNKLSEQEIARATVESMLENGHDAVIASLVCYLIGGAPLVIIHRLANTLDAMWGYKTPRYLHFGYASAKLDDLLGFISGKICTVLYAMQGNLKQALSNAYQQGNSYKSHNGGWVMAAGATVLKRQLGGTANYHGQQLNSVTLGQGRPVQAQDIKASLTIVTNASMLLVITTFIYQLTILIFHYY; translated from the coding sequence ATGGACGGGTTAATTACACTAAGTGAGCAGCTTTGGGCTGTCTTACCAACGTTTTCCACCAGCCTGACTATTTTGCTGGCCTTACTGTTAGACAAGCGATTAGGAGAAGCCAAACATTATCATTACCTGGTTGCTTTTGGCACACTTGCTAATGTCATTGAAGCTAAACTCAATCCAGATCACCACATAGTCGCGGCTAAGAATGTGCTACCTACTCAATTGAAAGTAAAAGTCGTTGGCCTGATTTCCTGGTGCCTGCTGGTGATGCCAATACCACTATTATATTTTTATTTGCTGTCAAACCTTAACTGGTACTGGCAACTGCTCTGTGATGCCACAATACTGTACCTGGCGCTCGGCCTTAACAGCCTGCACCAGCACGCAATGCAAATATACCGGCCACTAGCTAATAACGATATTGCCAGCGCCCGTCACTTTACCGGCTATATTGTCAGCCGAGATACCAACAAGCTATCAGAGCAGGAAATCGCGCGTGCAACAGTAGAATCCATGCTGGAAAACGGCCATGATGCGGTTATCGCCTCATTAGTTTGTTACCTGATTGGCGGAGCCCCGCTGGTGATCATCCACCGACTGGCCAATACCTTAGATGCAATGTGGGGTTATAAAACGCCGCGCTATCTACATTTTGGCTATGCCAGTGCCAAACTCGATGACTTACTTGGTTTTATTTCAGGAAAAATTTGTACTGTGCTCTATGCAATGCAAGGTAACCTTAAACAAGCGCTAAGTAACGCCTACCAGCAAGGTAATAGTTATAAAAGCCATAATGGCGGCTGGGTAATGGCCGCTGGAGCAACCGTTTTAAAACGCCAGCTTGGCGGCACGGCAAATTATCACGGCCAACAACTCAACTCGGTAACTTTAGGGCAAGGAAGGCCAGTGCAGGCTCAAGACATCAAAGCCAGTTTAACAATTGTCACCAATGCCAGTATGCTATTAGTCATTACCACCTTTATTTATCAGTTAACAATTTTAATATTTCATTATTATTAA
- a CDS encoding histidine phosphatase family protein: MKANLYLARHGETKWNKVQRFQGQLDSELTTKGRQQARNIAERLEKSNISHIISSPLGRAITSAQICQEILKIPHQTESDLTERHLGHWQGQQLKNIQASPDYQKIFQQFTQAKPLGGESAIDCAQRISQVLEQIAKAYLNKNVLVICHGEALRCLLAKQGYHSNASAYELFNNGDIIHLSYQHQIKSFQLHQLALAS; the protein is encoded by the coding sequence ATGAAGGCTAATTTATATTTAGCGCGCCACGGAGAAACCAAGTGGAACAAAGTGCAACGTTTTCAAGGACAGCTTGATAGTGAATTAACGACAAAAGGCAGACAACAAGCAAGAAATATCGCCGAACGTCTGGAAAAAAGCAACATAAGTCACATTATTTCATCTCCCCTTGGTCGTGCCATCACCAGCGCCCAAATTTGCCAAGAAATTTTAAAAATCCCACATCAAACTGAGAGTGATTTAACTGAACGACACTTAGGACACTGGCAAGGCCAACAATTAAAAAATATTCAGGCATCGCCAGATTATCAGAAAATTTTTCAGCAATTTACTCAAGCAAAGCCATTAGGCGGTGAAAGCGCTATTGATTGTGCTCAGCGTATTTCTCAGGTATTAGAACAAATTGCAAAAGCCTATCTTAACAAGAATGTATTAGTCATTTGCCACGGTGAAGCACTACGTTGCTTGCTCGCGAAACAAGGTTATCATTCCAACGCTAGTGCCTATGAATTATTTAATAACGGCGATATTATCCATTTAAGCTATCAACACCAAATCAAAAGCTTTCAGCTTCATCAACTGGCGTTGGCATCATAG